A DNA window from Nitrospira sp. contains the following coding sequences:
- a CDS encoding VCBS repeat-containing protein (MaGe:77310922), whose protein sequence is MKPVSLCALYQKIHPAKIAMCFVLAAGIWSCTKVDPYQPPDLFYYYASYKVGKNPTTITTGDFNHDTFTDLITTNISSNTLSILLGNGDGSFSEQTQVKVCQEPRTLVMADFNHDTHADIALACSGGDEVAFLMGRGNGKFEEGPHYPVHRTPVALATEDLNGDGHFDVVVALRNDKIQIFLGTGTPEFRHGAQYTYGDTPTSVALSDLNGDGKIDMVVTNGGPMSNAVSIWLGNGDGTFRKPQDYRTGKRPLSAIFADFNNDRQRDLLVINGERDSFTTYLGNGNGTFRPGTDSGADAGPISGVTRDFDGDRILDVAIANLQSNDLSILFGKGDGTFHYPPRNYLAKAGPFALATFWVTTTAVEEPGLVTADNGNGTVSIFLHRGLKQVKPVPIDLNER, encoded by the coding sequence GTGAAACCAGTTTCTCTTTGTGCCTTGTATCAAAAGATACACCCCGCGAAAATCGCGATGTGCTTCGTGTTGGCCGCTGGAATATGGTCCTGCACCAAGGTCGATCCCTATCAGCCCCCCGATCTCTTTTATTACTATGCGAGCTATAAGGTTGGGAAAAATCCCACAACGATTACGACAGGCGATTTCAATCACGATACGTTTACGGATCTCATCACGACGAATATTTCCAGCAATACGCTTTCGATCTTACTGGGCAATGGCGATGGAAGTTTCAGCGAGCAAACCCAAGTCAAAGTGTGCCAGGAGCCACGGACCTTGGTCATGGCGGATTTTAACCATGATACTCATGCGGATATCGCGCTGGCCTGTTCCGGCGGCGATGAAGTCGCATTTTTGATGGGGCGAGGAAACGGCAAGTTTGAAGAAGGACCGCACTACCCTGTTCATCGAACACCGGTCGCTCTGGCCACGGAGGACCTGAATGGCGATGGCCATTTCGACGTTGTCGTTGCGCTGCGAAACGACAAGATTCAAATATTTCTGGGAACCGGCACGCCGGAGTTTCGCCATGGGGCGCAATACACGTATGGCGATACGCCCACATCTGTCGCGTTGTCGGATCTGAATGGTGATGGGAAAATCGATATGGTCGTGACCAACGGCGGACCCATGTCGAACGCGGTCTCCATCTGGCTTGGCAATGGGGATGGGACGTTTCGCAAACCTCAAGACTATCGGACCGGCAAGCGTCCGCTCTCCGCGATATTTGCCGATTTCAACAATGACCGCCAGCGCGATCTGCTCGTGATCAATGGCGAGCGGGATAGTTTCACAACCTATCTTGGCAATGGTAATGGCACATTTCGGCCGGGAACGGATTCTGGCGCCGATGCCGGCCCTATTTCAGGGGTCACTCGCGATTTCGATGGCGATCGAATTCTCGATGTCGCCATTGCGAATTTGCAATCCAACGATCTGTCGATTCTCTTTGGCAAAGGCGATGGGACGTTCCACTATCCACCTAGAAATTATCTTGCCAAGGCGGGTCCGTTTGCACTGGCGACATTTTGGGTGACCACAACAGCTGTCGAAGAGCCGGGTCTGGTGACGGCCGATAATGGAAACGGGACGGTCTCAATCTTTCTCCACCGCGGATTGAAGCAGGTAAAACCTGTGCCGATTGATTTGAATGAGCGATGA
- a CDS encoding hypothetical protein (Evidence 4 : Unknown function but conserved in other organisms; MaGe:77310923): MSKHVKVDITMYGIAEVLTWCHDRNKGRIDGVDTEGFQKMKALLTEKPQSADYFTLDQFWKKKVTIDLTEDEISTIDRCLYDIPNFDNEPLPQIRHKFWPQAVGV, from the coding sequence ATGAGTAAACACGTGAAAGTGGATATCACCATGTATGGGATCGCGGAGGTCCTGACTTGGTGTCATGATCGAAACAAAGGCCGCATTGATGGGGTTGATACCGAAGGCTTTCAGAAAATGAAAGCGTTACTGACCGAGAAGCCGCAATCGGCAGACTACTTCACGCTCGATCAGTTCTGGAAAAAGAAAGTCACTATCGATTTGACAGAAGATGAAATCTCGACCATTGATCGATGCCTCTACGATATTCCAAATTTCGACAACGAACCGCTTCCGCAGATCCGTCATAAATTCTGGCCCCAAGCGGTCGGCGTCTAA
- a CDS encoding Glutamate dehydrogenase (MaGe:77310915), whose protein sequence is MKEFDTPTFRLAVSQFDQAAEAMRLDHNLRERLKQPQRSLVVSVPVQMDDGHVEVFTGYRVQHDSSRGPSKGGVRYHPDVNLGEVAALAMWMTWKCALAGLPYGGAKGGVAVAPKQLSHAELQRLTRRYAAEIFPLIGPDKDIPAPDVGTDAQVMAWMMDTYSQQVGYAVPGVVTGKPLSLGGSLGREEATGRGVAYVTVEALQHLNLSIDRATVVIQGLGNVGAHTARILEQEGAHIIAVSDVTGGLYNEKGLNIRDLLDRYKTKNQPLKDIAMGDWITNEELLRLQCTVLVPAALSEQITVHNAAALRCRILAEGANGPTTLEADRILEDKGVFIIPDILANSGGVIVSYFEWVQDLQRFFWNETDIQKRLQNIITSAFHQTKQFAAEKRVSMRMAALMNGIDKVAQAHVQRGLYP, encoded by the coding sequence ATGAAAGAATTCGACACCCCGACCTTTCGACTGGCCGTCTCTCAGTTTGATCAAGCAGCGGAAGCCATGCGTCTGGATCACAATCTTCGCGAGCGGCTCAAACAGCCTCAGCGTTCACTTGTGGTCAGCGTTCCCGTCCAGATGGATGACGGTCATGTCGAAGTCTTCACCGGATATCGGGTACAGCACGACTCCTCGCGCGGCCCGTCCAAAGGCGGTGTCCGCTATCACCCCGACGTCAATCTTGGGGAAGTGGCCGCGCTCGCCATGTGGATGACGTGGAAATGCGCCCTGGCCGGATTGCCGTACGGCGGGGCCAAAGGAGGCGTGGCCGTCGCGCCCAAACAGTTATCTCACGCGGAACTTCAACGGCTGACCAGGCGCTACGCCGCGGAGATCTTCCCGCTGATCGGCCCCGATAAGGATATCCCCGCACCCGACGTTGGAACGGATGCCCAGGTGATGGCATGGATGATGGACACCTATAGCCAGCAGGTCGGCTACGCGGTCCCCGGCGTGGTGACCGGGAAACCGCTCTCGCTCGGCGGCAGTTTAGGCCGGGAAGAAGCCACGGGACGAGGCGTGGCGTATGTCACCGTGGAAGCGCTCCAGCATCTCAACCTTTCCATCGACCGCGCCACGGTCGTAATTCAGGGGCTTGGAAATGTCGGGGCGCACACTGCCCGCATTTTGGAACAGGAAGGAGCTCATATCATCGCCGTAAGCGACGTCACAGGCGGTCTCTATAACGAGAAGGGGCTCAATATCCGGGATCTCCTGGACCGCTACAAGACAAAGAACCAGCCCCTCAAGGACATTGCGATGGGCGATTGGATCACGAACGAGGAGCTGCTCCGGCTTCAATGCACCGTGCTGGTCCCAGCCGCGCTGTCGGAGCAAATTACCGTGCATAATGCCGCCGCGCTTCGGTGCCGAATCCTCGCCGAAGGCGCCAATGGGCCGACCACCCTTGAAGCCGATCGCATTCTCGAGGATAAGGGCGTCTTCATTATTCCTGACATCCTCGCCAATTCAGGCGGCGTCATTGTGTCCTATTTCGAGTGGGTCCAAGACCTGCAACGATTCTTCTGGAATGAAACGGACATCCAAAAGCGACTCCAAAACATTATTACGTCGGCATTTCATCAGACCAAGCAGTTCGCCGCCGAAAAGAGAGTCTCTATGCGGATGGCCGCGCTGATGAACGGGATCGACAAGGTCGCCCAGGCCCATGTGCAGCGAGGTCTATACCCGTGA
- a CDS encoding hypothetical protein (Evidence 4 : Unknown function but conserved in other organisms; MaGe:77310918), with product MRKKYQLPVLTIMLMAILIGGTSSLHAEPYELSKNDVMELKEISSATVSLFGVKLGDSESKALEVLVNEKIAGIKAEQEAAFIFLIDQRKPTGPMAGVRVQDGKVDLIFINNRFTHKARGVFRNVLNSESPEDIRKLLGKEEYGDENVMGAVMAYDKQGFQVNYLGKDVNIEFSSPR from the coding sequence ATGAGGAAGAAATACCAATTGCCTGTGTTAACCATAATGCTCATGGCGATCCTCATCGGTGGAACCTCGTCGCTGCATGCCGAGCCCTATGAATTAAGCAAAAACGATGTAATGGAGTTGAAGGAGATTTCCAGTGCAACCGTGTCGCTGTTCGGCGTGAAGTTAGGCGACTCCGAATCCAAAGCCCTGGAGGTCCTGGTCAATGAAAAGATTGCCGGGATCAAAGCGGAGCAGGAAGCGGCCTTTATTTTTCTGATCGACCAACGGAAGCCCACCGGCCCAATGGCCGGCGTCCGCGTCCAGGATGGGAAAGTCGATCTGATTTTCATTAACAACCGATTCACCCACAAAGCGCGCGGTGTTTTCAGGAATGTGCTGAATAGCGAGAGCCCCGAGGATATCCGGAAATTGTTGGGCAAAGAAGAGTACGGCGATGAAAACGTGATGGGCGCCGTCATGGCCTATGACAAGCAAGGCTTTCAGGTAAATTACCTCGGGAAGGACGTCAACATCGAATTCTCCTCCCCTCGTTAG
- a CDS encoding hypothetical protein (Evidence 4 : Unknown function but conserved in other organisms; MaGe:77310920) → MRCLKCKGFMMVERHYTLMNRRLFARCLNCGFWIDLADVLRFFHKVIDSGVRGGKVRESYPL, encoded by the coding sequence ATGCGCTGCTTGAAATGCAAAGGGTTTATGATGGTCGAGCGGCATTATACGCTCATGAATCGGCGGCTGTTTGCGCGCTGCCTGAATTGCGGCTTTTGGATCGATCTTGCGGATGTGCTGCGGTTTTTTCATAAGGTCATCGATAGCGGCGTTCGTGGCGGAAAAGTGCGGGAATCTTATCCGTTGTAA
- a CDS encoding PeptidaseS11 domain-containing protein (MaGe:77310919) — MVKSLTLTATVLAAVFGTVAVGIPLDAQAAEYSHKHKRQVQAASASGDRLPWRVAPAHSIFMKELRSGRVLYQHESLKRLSPASLTKIMSALVILEKGKLDDQATISRNAARAPKTHLRLRPGEVFKLEDLLKAMLIVSANDACLAAVEHVGGDEEQFVMLMNAKAAALGLTDTHFSNGCGFDGPEHYSTAEDLAKLSEVALQNPIFRALVREEREIITPISGHRAYVLHSTNRLLGRIPGVEGVKTGFTSKAGRCLIAKVSQNGSDLLVVILNSNRRWNTAVSLIDFGLKSTATAR; from the coding sequence TTGGTCAAGTCATTGACCCTCACGGCAACAGTTCTGGCTGCGGTATTCGGAACTGTGGCGGTGGGAATTCCTCTCGACGCCCAGGCCGCCGAGTATAGTCATAAGCATAAGCGCCAGGTTCAAGCCGCGAGCGCGTCTGGCGATCGGCTTCCGTGGCGCGTGGCTCCCGCCCATAGTATTTTCATGAAGGAGCTTCGCTCCGGTCGCGTGCTGTACCAGCACGAATCGCTCAAGCGGCTCTCGCCCGCAAGCCTCACGAAAATCATGTCTGCGCTGGTGATTTTAGAGAAGGGGAAGTTGGACGATCAGGCGACCATCAGCCGCAATGCCGCGCGGGCTCCTAAAACGCATCTTCGGCTTCGTCCAGGAGAGGTGTTTAAGCTTGAAGACTTGCTGAAAGCCATGTTGATTGTGTCGGCTAACGATGCCTGCCTGGCTGCGGTCGAACATGTCGGTGGCGATGAAGAGCAGTTTGTCATGCTCATGAACGCGAAGGCTGCCGCGCTTGGATTGACCGATACTCATTTCAGCAACGGTTGTGGGTTCGATGGCCCTGAGCACTATTCAACGGCTGAAGATCTGGCAAAGCTCAGCGAAGTCGCTCTCCAGAACCCGATCTTTCGCGCGCTGGTGCGCGAGGAGCGTGAGATTATTACTCCGATCAGCGGTCACCGCGCGTATGTCCTGCACAGCACCAACCGGTTGCTCGGCCGCATCCCCGGTGTGGAAGGCGTCAAGACCGGATTTACTTCGAAAGCAGGCCGCTGTCTCATCGCGAAAGTTTCGCAAAATGGCAGCGATTTGCTGGTCGTGATCTTAAACTCCAATCGCCGCTGGAATACCGCTGTGAGTCTCATTGACTTCGGACTCAAATCCACGGCAACGGCGCGATAA
- a CDS encoding hypothetical protein (Evidence 4 : Unknown function but conserved in other organisms; MaGe:77310921): MGSVLTLAVLMVQGGIRDLLEGTQPAAGTTAAVSFGTTILGGGLLAGCLAVVLNRLR, from the coding sequence ATGGGTTCAGTGCTGACCCTTGCTGTCCTCATGGTGCAGGGGGGGATTCGTGATTTGTTGGAAGGAACCCAGCCTGCCGCAGGTACCACTGCGGCGGTTTCGTTTGGCACAACTATTCTCGGCGGCGGCCTTCTGGCCGGATGCTTAGCGGTGGTTCTCAATCGACTTCGGTAA
- a CDS encoding hypothetical protein (Evidence 4 : Unknown function but conserved in other organisms; MaGe:77310917), whose protein sequence is MTANRAAIASAWETHCLEGWPVFVSPNQGQLMTIDTVISGCVVFFLDSPEGLDPQRVEILKDCLTDLEEATSELDTDCQPYFVRLHRLGELLLDTTVSA, encoded by the coding sequence ATGACCGCAAATCGTGCCGCCATCGCATCGGCCTGGGAAACACATTGCCTCGAGGGCTGGCCGGTCTTTGTCAGCCCGAATCAAGGACAGCTAATGACCATCGACACCGTCATCAGCGGCTGCGTCGTGTTTTTCTTGGATAGCCCGGAGGGATTAGACCCTCAGCGAGTCGAGATTCTGAAAGACTGTCTGACGGACTTAGAAGAAGCGACATCGGAATTGGACACGGATTGCCAACCATACTTTGTACGCCTGCATCGCCTCGGGGAACTGCTGCTAGACACCACCGTATCTGCCTAA
- a CDS encoding conserved membrane protein of unknown function (Evidence 4 : Unknown function but conserved in other organisms; MaGe:77310916), translated as MCSEVYTRERSLLAIALCLPRLIMRDYALAAIAGIWLADGCSLLLAPRFMVERLREVIRQQPAIWTWQWLSVVSGAVLLIAALPLIYQPLWIMTALVMLTKGIFLALGPEAWRSRVVEWCLTREDVDYRFVGIGLCALAALLLHALGWLGPS; from the coding sequence ATGTGCAGCGAGGTCTATACCCGTGAGCGGAGCCTCCTTGCCATCGCTCTCTGTTTGCCCCGGCTCATCATGAGGGATTATGCCTTGGCCGCCATCGCGGGAATCTGGCTCGCTGATGGGTGCTCTCTCTTGCTGGCGCCTCGCTTTATGGTTGAGCGCCTGCGGGAAGTGATCCGTCAACAGCCCGCTATCTGGACTTGGCAGTGGTTGTCGGTCGTCTCGGGGGCGGTCCTTCTCATCGCAGCCCTTCCGCTCATCTACCAACCTCTATGGATTATGACCGCCCTCGTCATGCTCACCAAAGGAATATTCCTCGCACTCGGGCCGGAGGCATGGCGGTCGCGCGTGGTGGAATGGTGCTTAACCAGAGAGGATGTGGATTACCGATTTGTCGGCATCGGGTTGTGCGCGCTTGCCGCGCTCCTTCTCCATGCGCTAGGGTGGCTGGGACCGTCATAG